The proteins below are encoded in one region of Salvelinus namaycush isolate Seneca chromosome 39, SaNama_1.0, whole genome shotgun sequence:
- the LOC120032665 gene encoding uncharacterized protein LOC120032665 has translation MCGFRDGSSPESRQGSSTVSFKSFDCLERNSEVTFVWTKASSITCSRWLEPGSPGWIPTTGSPSAQLNAWRFVSDSWRRDFYRTIGFSFRSGRSTVAGIVPSVAQAIWDCLVGEYMPVPKEEDWRAIAAEFLERWNFPNCLGSIDGKHVVIQAPPCSGSQFYNYKGTYSVVLLAVVDAIYCFRVVDVGAYGKGSDGGTLRDSAFGQALQDGTLEIPRPASLPGAEDVFPTSSSATRPSL, from the exons ATGTGTGGGTTCAGAGATGGTTCAAGTCCTGAAAGCAGGCaggggagttccaccgtctcatTCAAGAGCTTCGACTGTTTGGAGAGGAATTCCGAAGTTACTTTCGTCTGGACCAAAGCCAGTTCGATCACCTGCTCCAGATGGTTGGAGCCAGGATCACCCGGATGGATACCAACTACCGGGAGTCCATCAGCCCAGTTGAACGCCTGGCGATTTGTCTCCG attcttggCGACGGGACTTCTACAGGACCATCGGATTCAGCTTCCGAAGTGGACGGTCCACGGTGGCAGGCATTGTCCCCTCTGTGGCACAAGCCATTTGGGACTGTCTGGTTGGTGAATACATGCCTGTCCCCAAGGAGGAAGACTGGAGGGCCATCGCTGCCGAGTTCCTGGAGAGGTGGAATTTCCCCAACTGTCTTGGTTCCATTGACGGGAAACATGTAGTAATCCAGGCTCCACCGTGCTCAGGTTCGCAATTCTACAACTACAAGGGTACATATTCAGTTGTACTCTTGGCTGTAGTAGATGCCATCTACTGTTTCCGTGTTGTCGATGTTGGTGCTTACGGCAAGGGAAGTGATGGCGGGACCCTCCGGGACTCTGCCTTCGGCCAGGCACTTCAGGATGGCACATTGGAAATTCCACGACCTGCATCACTCCCTGGGGCTGAAGACGTGTTCCCCACATCTTCGTCAGCGACGAGGCCTTCACTTTGA